The Macaca fascicularis isolate 582-1 chromosome 1, T2T-MFA8v1.1 genome includes a window with the following:
- the LOC141408563 gene encoding uncharacterized protein: MFNVTKTKSEAIVSTLARREGKLVVWLLGEWPVLEIPPGPQACRCEDLVFPKADLPRSATGLGDGARALGSLSFQLRRRSGRSGPGGRGGGAPPLTVTCSCCRRAPLPAVAEAPGGRGGGAPPLTVTCSCCRRAPLLAVAEARACAVRIPPLGCLEPLRATWRPYRGAGVGDSREPHDAGDWRPGTWAELGRGSAGGRAGRTLGPRSPTALVLDAASRSAPAGALS; this comes from the coding sequence ATGTTTAATGTCACTAAAACTAAAAGTGAAGCAATTGTGTCTACCTTAGCCCGAAGAGAAGGGAAGTTGGTCGTCTGGCTTCTTGGTGAGTGGCCTGTCCTGGAAATCCCACCTGGGCCACAGGCATGTCGGTGTGAGGATCTAGTCTTCCCGAAAGCGGACTTGCCACGTTCTGCGACAGGCTTGGGAGATGGAGCCCGAGCCCTGGGTTCTCTCAGCTTCCAGCTTAGGAGGCGGAGTGGGAGGAGCGGGCCTGGCGGCCGTGGGGGCGGGGCTCCTCCACTAACGGTTACCTGTAGCTGCTGCCGCCGCGCTCCTCTCCCGGCTGTGGCAGAGGCGCCTGGCGGCCGTGGGGGCGGGGCTCCTCCACTAACGGTTACCTGTAGCTGCTGCCGGCGCGCTCCTCTCCTGGCTGTGGCAGAGGCGCGCGCCTGTGCCGTGAGGATCCCGCCCTTGGGCTGCCTGGAACCTCTCAGAGCGACCTGGCGGCCATACCGCGGCGCGGGCGTTGGGGATTCACGCGAGCCTCACGACGCCGGCGACTGGAGACCGGGAACCTGGGCCGAACTGGGACGAGGCAGCGCGGGAGGACGCGCTGGGCGGACGCTGGGGCCGCGGAGCCCAACCGCCCTTGTTCTGGACGCCGCTTCGCGGTCCGCACCGGCGGGCGCCCTCTCCTGA